In one window of Paraflavitalea soli DNA:
- a CDS encoding OmpA family protein: MIKKLLLLMVMAALYSGSTTAQGFLSKKKGSLIGFSANFTDFKTPNEIKASSLKDALKKGDWHKFSEMGIGISLMYWQGLSKRLDLSVRYNGVFTEYSRSSYENTYSNEFEAALHARALTDDHTLNPFLTAGIGVGSYGKTWAPYAPLGLGLQVNLQSVTYLFLQVHYRVSLDKSGLDDNLFYSFGITESIASPKTQPAPVVVPFPVVERKDRDEDGVVDSADACPDVKGLAGLNGCPDGDGDGIADKDDKCPDIKGIARYSGCPIPDTDGDGVNDELDKCPSVAGVARYNGCPVPDTDKDGVNDEEDKCPALPGVRENQGCPVVKEEIVKKVNVAAGNIFFVSGSTKLLAKSYKSLNDVAAVLLQDAGLKLDIEGHTDNTGSDKVNQPLSEKRARAVLDYLKSKGVDESRIHAAGYGSSQPVADNKTVKGRTLNRRVELKLKY; this comes from the coding sequence ATGATTAAAAAATTACTCCTTCTCATGGTAATGGCCGCTTTGTATAGCGGTAGTACTACAGCCCAGGGCTTTCTGTCAAAAAAGAAAGGAAGCCTGATCGGCTTCAGTGCCAATTTTACTGATTTTAAAACGCCCAATGAAATTAAAGCCAGCTCATTGAAGGATGCCCTGAAAAAAGGCGACTGGCACAAATTTTCAGAAATGGGTATCGGTATCTCCCTGATGTACTGGCAGGGATTGAGCAAGCGGCTCGATCTTTCTGTACGATACAATGGTGTCTTTACAGAATACTCCCGCAGTAGTTATGAGAATACCTATTCTAATGAGTTTGAGGCTGCCCTCCATGCCCGTGCATTAACAGACGATCATACACTGAATCCCTTTCTTACTGCCGGGATCGGAGTGGGCTCGTATGGGAAGACCTGGGCGCCTTATGCTCCTTTGGGACTGGGCCTGCAGGTGAACCTGCAAAGCGTCACCTATCTTTTTTTGCAGGTCCATTACCGGGTATCGCTGGATAAATCCGGACTGGACGACAACCTATTCTATTCCTTTGGTATTACAGAAAGCATAGCTTCACCCAAAACGCAGCCTGCGCCTGTTGTAGTGCCGTTTCCGGTAGTAGAGCGTAAGGACAGGGATGAAGATGGCGTGGTGGACAGCGCAGATGCCTGCCCTGATGTGAAAGGGCTGGCCGGTTTGAATGGATGTCCCGACGGGGATGGTGATGGCATCGCTGATAAAGATGATAAATGCCCGGATATAAAGGGCATCGCCAGATATAGTGGTTGTCCTATCCCTGATACAGACGGGGATGGTGTAAATGATGAACTGGACAAATGTCCATCCGTTGCCGGCGTGGCGCGCTATAATGGCTGCCCGGTACCTGATACGGATAAAGATGGTGTTAATGATGAGGAAGATAAATGTCCTGCGCTGCCCGGTGTAAGGGAAAACCAGGGATGTCCGGTAGTGAAGGAAGAGATTGTGAAAAAAGTGAATGTAGCTGCCGGCAATATCTTCTTCGTAAGCGGAAGCACCAAACTGCTGGCTAAATCGTACAAGTCATTAAATGATGTGGCTGCGGTACTTCTGCAGGATGCAGGCCTGAAGCTGGATATAGAAGGCCATACAGACAATACGGGATCTGATAAGGTAAACCAGCCGCTCAGTGAAAAGAGGGCCCGTGCGGTATTGGATTATCTAAAAAGCAAGGGCGTTGATGAAAGCCGGATACACGCTGCCGGATATGGATCCTCACAACCTGTTGCAGACAATAAAACAGTGAAGGGAAGAACGCTGAACAGAAGGGTGGAGTTGAAATTGAAATATTAA